The Equus przewalskii isolate Varuska chromosome 22, EquPr2, whole genome shotgun sequence DNA segment GAAGCTGTGAGGTGGAAGAAAAAGTGTGGGAaatgaaggaacagaaaaaaattcttgatgacttgaaaacaatgaatgagaggCCTTGATCTCTGAAACCACACTAAAGATGATAAGTTTGCTTGCCTTCTTTAGAGAAGACTACATGGATGATGGCAACCTGAAAttagacaaagattttttttttttgggcttgaggaagattgttgctgagctaacatttgtgccagtcttcctctattttgtatgttggacgccgccatagcatggcttgatgagtggtgttcaggtctgtgcccaggacctgaacccaagaaccctgggcggctgaggcagagcgcatgaacttaaccactatgccacctagCTGGCCCCAGACGAAGAGCCAAGCAGAAAATTGAGAACCCCTAAACTGTCAGTCAGAAGTTAATTTGAGGAAATACACTGATGTTAAATGTTTCCTCAAAAAGGCTTGAAGGAGACAAAGACGActatttaaaatgtgaagaaaactaAATCAACAAATCACTTAGAGTTCAAACGAATGGTCTCCAAATTGAACTAGCATCTTTGCAGTTTGAAAATTCAGTTTGAAAGCAAGATTCAAAAACTTCAGCTAAAACTTCAAATACTGCCTGGACTACATCAAGAACATGTAATGCAAATTTGCAAAAAATCGAGGAGAGAATTTATTGCTTAGAAATCTAGAAAAAACTTCCCGAAGTGTATGAAAACATTAGCCATAGACATCAGAAGTATGGCTCCTACAGGAAGATGGCctggagaaagagctggaaagaaGCACTTTCTTTTATCAGAGCTGGATTGTCTCCCATGAGAAAAAAGCTCAAGAAAGTTGGTTGGCAGCTTGGCTGAGAGAAAGTTCACTGAgctaagaaaataatcacatgGACAAAACTGGCTGAAGAAGTTTAAATTCCAGCTTTTCCCAAATGGTCCCCACATGCAGCCTTGGGCAAAGGCCGAAGAGGATCAGCAGACTCCCTGAATCATCAGGTCcccaaggaaggaggagggataAGCTGTGAAGGTTCTGGTGCTGGTCACCTGCAGGTTTGATTCAGGTTTGCAGTAGCCAATTCCTAAACATCCACAtcaatttctttccaatttaactgtttttccttAATTGATGCTACCTTTGCTCAGATTGAAGTTTAATAGAATTAAATTCCTAAGATGATGTTTTGTGAATCTAGATGGTTTTAATGAAATTCTTATGGATATTAGACCACTTCATTAGACCATCTAGGATTAGATCCATATTAAGTATTGAATTTAGATTGAACTAAATGATCCACTATTAGAATTAAGCTGTAACTGAATTTTGTATGATCAGGGACAGACATTTAAATCAATAAACACCATTTGTACATGCTATGAACTGTTAGAAGTCTGTGAAACTTAATATTTATCTCAATAAATTCTAgtttaaaaacaacataaaacaagAACCCCCACCCCAAAGAAAACTGAACACTACCCCCAACCAAGcctattagtatttttattagtttaGCACTAAATTCAGATTTAGGGGAACTTTATCCATCATATTCTTTCCtgtttaaacatttctaaattttatgcattcaaaataaaagctttccctggggaaaaaaagcctttaTCCTTCTCaatctaaatttctctttttgtcaCCTCTCTGTTGCTACCATTACTGCCAGATAGCAGGTCTTCATACCACCTTCCTGACCCTCCTAGTAACTTCCTAATTGGCCTCCCTGTCTCTAGTAGGGTGAATGACAGTAGCTACTACTTATTAAACATCTACTATATGGCAGGCATTGGGCCGTGTGTTTTACATAAatcatctcatctaatcctcacagcaatcctgcaAGGTCATTTAATGATCTTACACGTGAACATTACTACCTTTGCTTCAAAACCTTCAGTAGCTCCCCAATtactttcagaatatttttcagtCCTCTATCACCCAACCTAAACTAtttttttataaatctttttttattatgctttttttcttctccccaatgccccggtacatagttgtatatcctagttgtaagtccttctggttcttctatgtgggatgccaccacagcatggcccccaggatccaatccagtgaaccctgggccgttgaagcggagcacacgaacttaaccactacaccactgggcaggccccccaAACTACTTTTTAATCATTCCTCATTGGTCCTCTTAACCCATAACATTCCACTCAAACTCCATTGCTCTGTTCCCTATACGttcctgtgcttttctttcttttgacttgagatataattgacatataacattgtatttgtttcaggtgtacaacatgatttgatatatgtatatattgcaaagtgatcaccacacTAAGATTAGTTAAAATCCATCATCACACGGTTACACTTTTTTTCTCTCGTGATAAGAAtttttcaagatctactctcttaacaattttcaaatatacaatacagtactgtCAACTTCCTTGTGCCTGTCTAAGACTGAGTCTTTGCAGGCCCAGTTCTAAACATACTTTCCAGTCCCAGCACAAATGCCGCCTCTTATATGAAACCTCCTCTGGCATTTCCCTGCTAAATGCTTAGAGTTCTTTATTCCTCTGacatttacttttaacctatcattatattcttttattgttttttgtgttGAGGACAGGGATGAGATCTCACTCATATATGATGTTCCTAAAACATCTTCTCATTACAtggttctcaataaatgtatgGAATGAATTTACACCTCTTTGAATTCGTGTTGATAATTATGTTTTGAATTTACGTTGATAATTACTTTAAGAATTATATTGAAGATTACATACATAAAAACACATACTTTTGATTCGGTAGCACttcatatattactttttaaCTATAGAAGTTCCTCACAGATTTTTGTCTCCAAGCTAAACTATAAGAACCTGAACTATGCCATGCTTTCAGCTTTTTTATTAAACAAGAAAGCATCAAGCACCATGGTGTGCatagtaaatgcttgttgaataaatgagtaaaaataatgCGGCAGACAACAGCATTATAGCGACAAGGTGGCTTTGGGCTCAGGTGATGGCAAAACAACTTCTAAAATGATTTAAGGTAAACTGTGTATAATCTCTATCTTATAGTACAGTATAATTTTGGATAACTAAACTCTCCATCAAATTTCTTAGATGACTTTCAAAACTTGACACCTTCTCAAGGTTTTAACATTAAAGATTTCTAAATTCACTAAGTCAATGGTATACTGGATCAAGTAAACATTTTTACTATCTTAGTGTACATATTATAGCCATCACTGCCTTAATCATAAAACTACTGAGGTCAATTATTAAATTCATCAATAAAATTGGAGGCTTGGAATGGAAGCAGAAATCTAAATAACcatttagtattttatatatatttatatatattatatatataatatgtataattttttttttactaatcacaaaggaaaatcgattttttttcaggaaaaatcataggaaatgggaagaaagagaagagttaaCACATCAGAGGGAGGTATGATATTTCAGCATGTTTTAACTTAGCATTTAAAATGATACTGAATACAGACATCCAAATGGCTTAATTCTATACTAAGTGTGGAAACATACCCTTCTAGTACCATGAAGACTTTCAGGTAGTGTTTTGGTGACTCTTCTTCCTTCACATGATGCCTTTATAGACAACTTTTAAAGAATACTTAATGATAACACTGAACACAAAGAACCAAGGAATTTGACTTTTACTCTTCGGCCAAGATCCCAGAAATCCACATGACCTACCAAACTggaggcaaaggaaaaagaatttggcTTTTTGATTATATAAATCCATTAATGTAGCCAAATTTCTACTAAAAAGTGGGcctattagttttaaaaaagtaaccTAGATCTAAAATAATATAAGAATCTACCTAGAtttctcactcatttattcaacaaatacatattaaatgtctactgtgtgccagttgCTGGGGTGACCATGATGAAGACAACTGACAAGAGTCTCTTTTTAAGAAGAATGACAGGCATTAAGTAATtgtatacaaataattttattacagTTGTGAAGAAGTGCTATGTCCTTCTTAATCTATCAGTGACTTAATATGATGCTAGCTGAGGTACAGTAAGGAGAGGGAGTTATGTAACATGTAATGAGAACCTGTAACGGAACATCATGTCAAAGAGAACATCTGGGAAGAACTTGAGGTACCTCGAACTTTCTAAGAACTCAAAGAAAACGACAACACTGAGCAAGGGGGAAAGAAGGTTGAAATGAAGCTGGAGACGTAAGCTGAAACAGACTGACGAGCCTTTTAAGGAGCCGGGGGTGGGGAGCTTCACTCTAAACGGTGCACCAGATCACACAGAGCTTTGAAGGTCATATTAGGATTTTGGATTTAGGAGTTGGAAGAGAATTCGTGGTTAATAATTAGTTTAGGTCCTTCACTGGGATTAAAGCTGGGCCATAGGTAATTCAGTAAATTAGTTTCAGGAAGTGGCTTAAAGAATTCTTTTCAGACAAAAGATGAATAGTTtcaggttgttttgttttaaaagttgagtatgtaatacatttatttattgagcaccaccTATGTACAACGTAATGCACTCCAAACATCACCCACTTTCCCCTGAAATCTAAACTGACAGGGAAAGGGGGAGAGTGACTAGAGCACAGCATAGACATGATTGGTAAAGGTCCTGTCTTAGAGCATTAATGCAGGTTTTTGAGAGCCTTGAGCAACTTTCCAGGAATATCCTCACTGCCCTCTCCACTTTGATAACTAACAAATTTCAATGTAGTTTCAAAGGAAGTTTTTAGGCCTACTCGTCCCTACCATTTTCAACCCCAGACTATAACTCCATGTGATGAGGCTGAACATTATCACTATAAATAGAATGTGGATGAGTACACAATCAGTATCCCAAATAAGATAATGGATATAAAGATCCAATAAGTATAAaatctatcttttatttaaaatgaggcATATTCTGAAATACCACAAAGTCAAACCCTGAGAATAAGCTGATCCATAAAACTTGCTTTACAATGGAATTTAAGTAACTGCTCTGtaattgaaaaaaacaacaaaaaaaaccccagcaaagaGTACTTATAAATAATTGAAGGTGTCTACATTCACTTATTattctaaactaaaaaaaaattcatgtttttaaatatcattttggaAAATCAGTCACTATGAACCAACaccttaatataaaaataaaagtatcagaGAAACTAGGTAAAGGGTACACTGGACTCTTTGTACTATCactgcaacttcctgtgaatctaaaattatttaaaaagcttaaaagaaCATATCTGGGGTGTATTAGGGTGTATAAACAGAGACCAAATACATTGGCCTGAAAGAAGACTACTTATTTTGGTCAGTGTAGAATTTGGTGGtggattaagagaaaaaagttaaaataatgaaatctagaagaaaattttataacagaagtaatgtaaaattatgaaaaaaggaTTTAAAGCATCAGGTTCAAATACCAGCTCTACCACCCACTAGCCAGGTGACCTTGGACACATTATCACTTAACCTCTCAAGAGTACTGTGAAAATCAAATGGGATATGTGAAAGTAAAGTTTGCAAACTGTAAAACCTTGTACAAATGCTAGCTATTATTGACTCAAATTTCCCAGCCTTAATTCCTTTTTGTAAAGGACCGTCTTCATTTTACATCAAATACTCTTTTAATAGAACAAGAATGCACTTTAAAAATGGTATTCAAACAAAGAAATACAGCAACTCAGTTTATTACATGCAGATTCTTCTGCATTGTTGCTAACAGTTCACTGGTCCAAAATtactaaaatacttaaaaaactATACATTatgtaaacaaaacataaataagacaGCATAGTTCTTTGTACATATAGTTTGGTACAGGTTGTTAGGGATTTAGGAATATGTACAATTTTACACCATGGACTGCATTTTCacaatgcataaatatatatatattttttacagaaacaaaaataagatttcaCTAATGACACAGAATACCATATCATAGATACACGCTGCAAAAGTCCAAATTCAAGAAGAAATGTGGCAACGCAAGTGTGCAAAAGGCTAGCTTACTCCAAACTAATCAAACTTGACTTTGTTCAATTTATGTTATACAGACAGGTAAATCCTGACTgtctattttaaacaaacaacCTTTGAAGATATACTCACACCAACGAGTGAAACAGAACAGATTTTTCCCTCCCCAAGAAAACAAAGCCTTGTTTCAAGCTAATGAAAAGAtacattaaaacacacacacacgcgcgcaacTATGTATAGTATGTTTTCAACAGTataataaacacttaaaatttttatgggaGTTGAAAGAATGCCCCATTATTTAAAAACTGGCTCTTTTAGTCTAAATTCAAGATGCAGCTGTGTCAGGCTTCTCTAAGCCAGATGACTGAAAAGCAGGGAAGACAGAGGCAGGATTTCGACTGGCAGATACAACAATttgagagagagatgaagagagtgAAGAAACCTTAGATGCTGGAGTATTTATGGTATTCAGAATGGCTCCTTCTGGGCTAACCAATAATTTTTTGACTGATGTGTCCAAATGAAATACTGAAGTGCTAGTTGGCAGTGGAGGATTACTAGAGCAAATGGCAGAAACCAAAGATGTCTTAGCCAAAAGAGTAGCTGGAGGAGACTTAATTACTGAAGTTAATGACACTGTTGGTGTAGGAGGTGGAAAAGAAACTTTAGCAGTTGTGTTTATGATCTGTGGTGTTGTATGTACTGTGGGTAGACAACTTGCATTCCCAAGAGAGTTTACAATTTTTGTAGAGTTTCTTAGAGAATGTTTTACAGGTTGCCCACTTAAAGAATTATTTGATGCTAGTGTGACCTTCTGGGTAGGGTTATCTACTGGTGTAGGCTGAATGCTTTGGCCACTGTTAAGAACTAAGGGGAGTCCGTATTTTGGATTAGCAGATATAAGGAGAACATGGCTGCCAGCTCCAAGACCTTGTGGTGGAACAATAAACCGGGTTCCATTAATCATGATCTGAGTACCAGGTGCCAAAGGTGTACTGGTGTTGATGACTATTTTTTGCTGAATACAAGGTTCACTAAACTGACCCCCTACCACACTAGTCACATTTGATGGTGCTGTAGCAGTGTGAATGGCAGAGCCACTTGGAGCAGAAGTATAACTGGGGGTTGATTTTACTAAAGCAGGAGACATTTGCTGGTTTGGTAGAGAAGCAAAATtggaaatattaattattttacctGGGCTTGGTGAAAGGGACGGCAATTCAGTTTGAggtttatttgtatttatatttgttgGCACTGTAGTTGAAATCCCTGGTGACTGAAACTGGACAGAAGTCCGAGACTGTCTTTTAGAAACAGATACAGAACGTGTGGCTCCTGGTACTGTTGCCACTTGTGGAACTGTGTTGATTATTTTAGGGGATACAGTCACAGGTGTAGGCAAGGCAACAGTAACAGGGATTTGCAAAGCTGATGTTAAACATTTTGGAGACACTGTTGGTTGTGTAGTTGAAATCAGAACAGATGACGCAAGATGTCCTGTTTTCACAGTTGATATAGCCACAGTGTTTCCGAGATTTGATGTGCAAAGTCTATTTGACAAAATAGGCATAATTCTTGAAGAGGTATCATTTCCACTGACTAAAACAGGAGGTCGTGTCCCAACTGAAGCAGAGGTTGAGGTCACTGAAAGAGAACCCAAAGATACATTTGCTCCTGTTACTGAAAACATGTTTACTGCTCTCGCTGTAGAAACCACTGATTCATTAACAGGAGTAATATTTTGACTCACAATATTTGAGCTTACTGGAATTGAATTACCACTTGTTGACAATGGCAAAACATAGCCCTTGgtacttttttcttctccttttggggtTACATTTTGCAATATGTTAATTGATGGTATAGCTGGCACACTGCCTGAAGTATTTACAATTGCTTGACCTATGTTTAGCCCAATTTTCACATCTTTTATCTGAGACACAGTTGgtgatgaatttatttttattggtgcTCCCACTGTAGATGGAATCAGCACTATCTGAGGTTGCTCTGGAGTCTTAACATATGTTTTATtcaagggaggaggaagagtttGTTTTAATGGTTCTGCCACAATAGTTGGGGTTGAAGCGCCACTGGGAATTGGAGCATTAATAAAAACTAACTTCTGGGCAGAAACACCTGTAGATGTTGGTGCAGGTGTCACATTAATTGCAGTTCCACTGCCAGAAGAAAGAACAGACGGAGCTGACACTAGCATAAGTTTCTGAACTGGAGTCCCACTGATCACATCTCcatttgttgctgctgttgcttcTGATCTTGTAACAGGGTAACTTTTTGTGATATAATCAACTTGTTGCTGTTTAGTGGGAGTATGAATAATATTTGCATTGGTTTGTCCAAAATTTCCTGTTGATATGCTAATTACACTTACTGAACTATTTACTGTTGATGTTAGTAGAGTGCTAGAAGAAACAGAGGActtcaaaggagaagaaaggatgtgCGAAGTTTTATCTATCATGTGGCCCAAATTACCACTGCAGGCAGGCTGGCCTAATGTAAGTTTGAGATTTTTCCCCACAGATGGATTAAAGTCAGCTGGAATGGAAATAGAAGTGGGTGTGTGGCCAAAAGGTGGGAGACTAGATGTAGTAGTCGTTCCAGCTACTGGTGAAAAAGCAGAAGATGAAGAAGTTGTTGATTTTGGCAGCAGAAATGCCTGAAGCTGAGGAGCAAAAGTGAAAACTGAACCTGAAGATAAACTGTTGGGTGAATTTTGATCTGGATTGGTCTGTACTTTTACAACTCCAGTGTTTCCACCTCGTGTCCTAACAAGAATTGACTGTGAATCTCTTATACATACAGTTTTCAGCTCTTGCTTTGCTTCAGAACAATCAGAAGGTGGTTGTGCAAAACAGTTGAGGGAACTACCAGGATTTGTAGATCCACTTAGTGTCGTTGCTGATAAAACAGTCTGAACTGTTGAGGAAATGGTAGGTGAAGCAATGGGCTGGGGGAACGTGGCTGCTGAAACTGTATTCTTGACTTTTCCTGCTTCACTCTGGCTAGTCTTAACTGGTGgtgttaataaattatttatggaaGTTACAGGAGACAAAGGCTGTGGTCTACCACTACTCACATTTGACAAAGGTGTAATCGTCTTGTTGAAAACTGTATTAGGTAGATGGGTAGAAACACTTCCTGTTGAATTGACAAGAACTGATGCTAAAGAAGAGTTCACATTTGCTGTCTGTGGGAAAGATGAACAACGTTGTTCTGTACCTTTTTGTTGAAGTGGTGGTATTTCTTTTGCAActgcttttccttccttgtgctgAATCACAAAATTCTTGGGCAGAATGAGAACCTGCTGCAtgattttttctcctgttttaggATCCAGCACAGGTTGCATCTGAATCTTTACAGAGCTGTTATGAAGATCTATGGGCAACCACTGGCCACAGGGCATTTTGTATACCATCTGTAAAGGACCTTTTGTACTGGTGTGGCAGGTCAATGCTGGCTTTATGGGGCTTGCTTCTGGAGGAGATATAACTGGCTTTTCCACAGCAGGAGCACTTCTACCTGTGGAAGGAGGCAGTTGATTTGTTAAGGTCACTTTGTTCCCAATATTCTTTGCAAGCAAGGCCTGAATAGGTTTGGTCCCTTTCTGGAGAGTAGACACTGGTGTTGATTCCACTGAGGCAAATGACTCTGGAAACAGTGGCTCTGCATGCTTTGATTCATTCAAACAGTCAATCTGCAAATTTCCATCTACATTCTCAACTGTTGTCTCAGTTGTGCTtaactttgctttctttcttgggGAAAGCTCTTTTGTGCTATCATCCAGATAACTAGTTTGTTTGGACTGTCGTTTAAGGGTTTTAGGCAGTGTCTTCGGTCCATCTTTAGAAGGCAATTCCTTTTTCAACAACTTGCTTCTGGCCATAGGAAAATCTATTTCTGACAATTTCATATCATCTGGAAAAAAACCAAgcattctgtttatataaaacaGCAACTGAATAGCAATAATAAAAccaattataaaaaagaaagtcaatcTTTGAACTGACAATTTATTAAGAAATCTACTACACGGTGATTCAAGTCTCAGCGCTACTGACGAAAATTAAGGTAAGGTGACCTGTGACATGGTAATGTTGATATCATAGTCCCCAAAACAAcctattttgagaaaattatttttggtcAAATTCTGCTAATTCTGCTGCCAATACAAGtgcaaaaggaaattttacatcttttaaagAGATACTCAAGCCAGCAATTAGGGCTCAGAATTTAGATCTGGAAAGGAACCTAGTCTAGTTCTCTTCTTCTAGATAGAGAAATCTTGATATCAAAGAGAGATGGTTCTCTGTTCTAATCTATTTTTAGAAACTGTAAAGTATGAAAAATGTTCAGCTTTTTCTGGCGTTTAATTATTCCTACAGTAAAAAATTTATGTttgggtctggccccatggccgaatggttaagtttgcgtgctccgcttcagtggcccagggtttcaccggttcggatcctgggggcggacatggcaccactcatcaggtcacactgaggcagcgtcccacatagaacaaccagaggcattcacaaccagaatatacaactacatactgagGGGacttgggcagaagaagaagaagaaaaaagaagactggcaagagatgttagctcaggtgccaatgtttaaaaaaaatttatgttcataTCTGGTCAAACTGTGTTGAtgagaaattattctttttcaattcaCCAAAGACATGGAAAAGAATGGGTTAATACGTTTCTAACTACAAATTTGCATACTAACCTCTTTCATGACTAAAGGAAGCTATTTAACTAGATTTACAGAATAATATAATCTGATGAGTTGAAATGAATTACAGATAATCTAATCCAGCCTCCTGATCAGAATGATGTCTCTGGTCTCATTAGGCCATCAACCTTtgtcattcctcacaaaaaaatctTCACAGTGTTAGGGACTTGCTGAGTTCCATCTAAAGCAAATGTCAGAAATAGTGCttcaaaaatagcaataataaaaaaaagaggatgaaCCTATTTCAAAGGAATTGTAGATCAAGGATGTGTGGTCTGTAATGAGCAATGATATACCTATTGTCTGGAGTCAGGCATTGGCTCCAGGAACTCCTAGAAATGTAATAATGACTCCAAAGAACCTTTTATAAGGATATAGTACACCTTCAAAACATACCAGCTTTCCCCAATCAATATACTTCATTAACCAGATTATCCTTTATTTCCACAAAAGATACTAAAACGTCTCTTTGTGCTTTTAGTGTTGATTTGAAGAAAGTTTTAAAGCCTACCTGAATCAAAGTGATCTTTCTCCAGGATATCTAGAGATTCCGTTGAGTCTATAGACTTACTGAATTCTACTTTAGGAGATTCTTTTCCAGGATCTCCTTCACCTTCTTCAGTAGTCCATAGTTCTCTAGTAAATTTATCATGATCAGGCTGCCTTCTGAAATCATCATAGTCTCTCTTTAGGCGGctcctgaaataaaataaaatgcccgACATAACAAACAAATATATGTCTTTTAAAGTACTGGAAGCTAAACTAACTTTTAACGTTTTAaacaatatattgaaatattttcaattctgtCAGTGAAAACTATGTTTTAATCTCAAGTGTGTCTAAGATGCTTAGtttggtcttgacaatgattaTCACTCAAGAAGACAAAACCCAGGGTGCAGGCATAAGAAACTGAAGAGATTATACCTGCAATTTCAGAATAAAGTACTTCAACATACCACCCATTTGTCTTTCTAAAGGCTGCTATTAGACCTATTAAATGagagaaagattattttttttctagctgCATTGACAGAAATAGATTTGAGATAGCCTTAAAATTACTGATTATAATATAGTTAAAAGGTTGTTTAAAAAAGTTAATCAAGAAATTCTAAGAAACAGCATCATTTTCAACTATTATCCggagtaaaacaaaaaaacctatcGTTTAATCCTGAGAGTAATCATATCTAAACTTTTGAGTCTcactagaaatatatttttaataagcataAGGAAACATAGCTGAAAAGTGATCTTTCAGAGATTCTTTTC contains these protein-coding regions:
- the BRD10 gene encoding uncharacterized bromodomain-containing protein 10 isoform X3; its protein translation is MSVPETPGEMEPAGEEERPPPAAEEEDDEEEVAAAAPSSGPARGRSASSQEDADDQEEEEEAMVVGGGGCKEQELTYELQQGYRILGEFLQEKHRGLTAPFLQPLGGVAASEEEEAEGPRSGSRGSRVHPQQPGQCMCLLKMEEKFASGQYGGITEFVADFRLMLETCYRLHGVDHWISKQGQKLEMMLEQKLALLSRLREQERKEAEEASQKEIEEWERKLLAQAAPTCMETLWEIPAIGHFLCLAQQILNLPEIVFYELERCLLMPQCNAFLSKIMTSLLSPPHRRPTLHRRPTLPYRTWEAALRQKVQQWYTAVGQTENPDNCAEKLGLCPQFFKVLGEVNPLEEKPFHELPFYQKVWLLKGLCDFVYETQKEVQDAVLGQPIHECREVILGYDYLENAYVHFPQFCGADVRIYKQRPFQAPEFPVPPIKIQRVPRIKLEKLKCDYVSTSNGEHRCSREGLPSAFKKEQEINFDPTCCPAKMNLDNHDISVEMEVKSSCEIRICRPYEIKKTDCCKENLEKPGSPGEVTGFGEPLSPGEIRFIENQEKYGEASRVKPEPSPLKENALKSCQIHVNGSHSDHPEINCHKVVRDILLEQSLQSHKKLKLTKMRAKKKKKKKKKLKDVLNENLQRKREGLHSLAFKSYKPEIQNKLLIIKKKAKHKKHKSGKKSISKKAITKKRKTVTKSPTVPEFQLICTNLDELRELITKIENELKDLENSRKKSGKWYHRRQAVKELHSTLIRLLNELLPWEPKLMKAFQRNRSRLKRDYDDFRRQPDHDKFTRELWTTEEGEGDPGKESPKVEFSKSIDSTESLDILEKDHFDSDDMKLSEIDFPMARSKLLKKELPSKDGPKTLPKTLKRQSKQTSYLDDSTKELSPRKKAKLSTTETTVENVDGNLQIDCLNESKHAEPLFPESFASVESTPVSTLQKGTKPIQALLAKNIGNKVTLTNQLPPSTGRSAPAVEKPVISPPEASPIKPALTCHTSTKGPLQMVYKMPCGQWLPIDLHNSSVKIQMQPVLDPKTGEKIMQQVLILPKNFVIQHKEGKAVAKEIPPLQQKGTEQRCSSFPQTANVNSSLASVLVNSTGSVSTHLPNTVFNKTITPLSNVSSGRPQPLSPVTSINNLLTPPVKTSQSEAGKVKNTVSAATFPQPIASPTISSTVQTVLSATTLSGSTNPGSSLNCFAQPPSDCSEAKQELKTVCIRDSQSILVRTRGGNTGVVKVQTNPDQNSPNSLSSGSVFTFAPQLQAFLLPKSTTSSSSAFSPVAGTTTTSSLPPFGHTPTSISIPADFNPSVGKNLKLTLGQPACSGNLGHMIDKTSHILSSPLKSSVSSSTLLTSTVNSSVSVISISTGNFGQTNANIIHTPTKQQQVDYITKSYPVTRSEATAATNGDVISGTPVQKLMLVSAPSVLSSGSGTAINVTPAPTSTGVSAQKLVFINAPIPSGASTPTIVAEPLKQTLPPPLNKTYVKTPEQPQIVLIPSTVGAPIKINSSPTVSQIKDVKIGLNIGQAIVNTSGSVPAIPSINILQNVTPKGEEKSTKGYVLPLSTSGNSIPVSSNIVSQNITPVNESVVSTARAVNMFSVTGANVSLGSLSVTSTSASVGTRPPVLVSGNDTSSRIMPILSNRLCTSNLGNTVAISTVKTGHLASSVLISTTQPTVSPKCLTSALQIPVTVALPTPVTVSPKIINTVPQVATVPGATRSVSVSKRQSRTSVQFQSPGISTTVPTNINTNKPQTELPSLSPSPGKIINISNFASLPNQQMSPALVKSTPSYTSAPSGSAIHTATAPSNVTSVVGGQFSEPCIQQKIVINTSTPLAPGTQIMINGTRFIVPPQGLGAGSHVLLISANPKYGLPLVLNSGQSIQPTPVDNPTQKVTLASNNSLSGQPVKHSLRNSTKIVNSLGNASCLPTVHTTPQIINTTAKVSFPPPTPTVSLTSVIKSPPATLLAKTSLVSAICSSNPPLPTSTSVFHLDTSVKKLLVSPEGAILNTINTPASKVSSLSSSLSQIVVSASRNPASVFPAFQSSGLEKPDTAAS